In one Stenotrophomonas maltophilia genomic region, the following are encoded:
- a CDS encoding MotA/TolQ/ExbB proton channel family protein: MWELVKAGGWPMVPLLLLGVLALAIVLERFWSLRRAEVLPPGLGQEVRNWAARGKLDPAHLQTLRANSPLGALLAAALEARNRPRDQIRERIEDTGRHLVHRMERFLNALGTIASAGPLLGLLGTVIGMIQMFLGILDHGVGDVNQLAGGIGKALVCTATGMIVAIPALMFHRYFKGRIHGYVVEMEQEASALLDTLDGRPGVMAPAPASAARAAAPAPAKA, from the coding sequence GTGTGGGAACTGGTCAAGGCCGGTGGCTGGCCGATGGTGCCGCTGCTGCTGTTGGGCGTACTGGCTTTGGCAATCGTCCTGGAGCGCTTCTGGTCCCTGCGGCGCGCTGAAGTGCTGCCACCGGGGCTGGGCCAGGAAGTGCGCAACTGGGCTGCGCGCGGCAAGCTCGACCCTGCCCATCTGCAGACGCTGCGTGCCAACTCGCCACTGGGAGCGCTGCTGGCCGCCGCGCTGGAAGCACGCAATCGTCCGCGCGACCAGATCCGCGAGCGTATCGAGGACACCGGCCGCCACCTGGTACACCGCATGGAGCGGTTCCTCAACGCGCTCGGCACCATTGCCTCGGCCGGCCCGCTGCTGGGCCTGCTCGGCACGGTGATCGGCATGATCCAGATGTTCCTGGGCATCCTCGACCACGGCGTGGGCGATGTGAACCAGTTGGCCGGTGGCATCGGCAAGGCCCTGGTCTGCACGGCTACCGGCATGATCGTGGCGATTCCTGCGCTGATGTTCCATCGCTATTTCAAGGGCCGGATCCACGGCTACGTGGTGGAGATGGAACAGGAAGCCAGCGCGTTGCTGGATACGCTCGATGGTCGTCCCGGCGTGATGGCGCCCGCACCGGCATCGGCTGCACGTGCCGCTGCGCCCGCCCCGGCGAAGGCCTGA
- a CDS encoding DNA internalization-related competence protein ComEC/Rec2 yields MAADTPLPAPIGGVCTAAFVSGALACVLLPALPPLWSCALASTVAGLGWALPWRGRAVAALLFGAAWAALHGQWTLQQQLPPAMPVRDAVVSGRVVDLPVTAGGHTRFVLQVGDAPGHPALAGKRLQITWSDPWPGTRTRVEGGGRHQVRAGAQWRLPLRLRAPRSRINPGGFDAERHAVLAGIAGHGTVRAAGSARELQAPEGLLAWRERSSDAIAMQVPSPASRFIRALALGDTRWLSDTDWNQLRALGLTHLIAISGFHVGLVGGCAALLCSAVWWLLPSLARHWPRPQAAACAAALAAAGYALVAGAELPTVRTALMIGLIALARGGRRPPDVVQAVSLAALVLLLPAPLSVLSAGFWLSFGGVLWLLWCLPTASADSVGSRLQAFFAAQGVASLGLLPLCVALFGGAARLGPLVNLPVIPWWSLLVVPLALLGTALDALYSGAGRWPWRAASWLFDLSWQALQPLADHPQAMWWLAEAPAWTVPAALAGLFWWLLPRGAGGVLAGALLCLPLSWPSRDIPAAGEVQLLVHDVGQGTAVLVRTARHALWYDVGPAIGGDGDERVLLPAVRALGQVPPGRVVLSHDHLDHTGALPRLRRQLPHLELLAPPGSSLDGAGSCHRGVRWRWDGVGFEVLHPGPDVPTAGNEDSCVLRIASAHGVILLAGDIGAATERRLVERAPGELRADVVLVPHHGSGGSSDPAWVAAVAPRLAVVSAGHQNRFGHPKRDVVQRWRAVGAEVLATAESGAIRIWLGAQGLQLREQRIHAARWWDAAGRARSAAILSPIEQAAAGPEG; encoded by the coding sequence ATGGCCGCCGATACTCCGTTGCCCGCTCCCATTGGCGGGGTCTGCACTGCCGCGTTCGTCAGCGGCGCCCTGGCGTGCGTGCTGCTGCCCGCGTTGCCACCGCTCTGGAGCTGCGCGCTGGCGAGCACCGTGGCCGGCCTGGGGTGGGCGCTGCCGTGGCGCGGCCGCGCGGTTGCCGCGCTGCTGTTCGGCGCAGCGTGGGCGGCCCTGCATGGTCAATGGACGCTGCAGCAGCAACTGCCGCCGGCCATGCCGGTCCGCGATGCCGTGGTCAGCGGGCGCGTCGTCGATCTGCCGGTAACGGCGGGCGGCCATACCCGTTTCGTCCTGCAGGTCGGCGATGCACCGGGGCATCCCGCACTGGCGGGCAAGCGCCTGCAGATCACCTGGAGCGATCCATGGCCCGGAACCCGCACGCGCGTTGAGGGTGGGGGCCGTCATCAGGTCCGTGCGGGGGCGCAGTGGCGGTTGCCGTTGCGGCTGCGGGCGCCACGCTCGCGGATCAATCCTGGCGGCTTCGACGCCGAACGTCATGCCGTGCTGGCCGGCATTGCCGGTCACGGCACGGTGCGTGCAGCGGGCAGTGCGCGTGAACTGCAGGCGCCGGAGGGGCTGCTGGCCTGGCGCGAGCGCAGCAGCGATGCGATTGCAATGCAGGTTCCCAGCCCCGCATCGCGCTTCATCCGCGCGCTCGCGCTGGGCGATACCCGATGGCTGTCCGACACCGATTGGAATCAGTTGCGTGCGCTGGGGCTGACCCACCTGATCGCCATCTCGGGCTTCCACGTGGGCCTGGTGGGTGGCTGCGCGGCACTGCTGTGCAGCGCAGTGTGGTGGCTGTTGCCGTCGCTGGCCCGTCATTGGCCGCGTCCGCAGGCCGCTGCGTGTGCCGCCGCGCTGGCAGCGGCCGGCTATGCCCTGGTGGCCGGCGCGGAACTGCCGACCGTACGCACGGCGTTGATGATCGGGCTGATTGCCCTGGCACGCGGGGGGCGGCGACCTCCCGACGTGGTCCAGGCCGTGTCACTGGCGGCCCTGGTGCTGCTGTTGCCAGCACCACTGTCCGTGCTGTCGGCCGGCTTCTGGCTCAGCTTCGGTGGCGTGCTCTGGCTGCTGTGGTGCCTGCCGACGGCAAGCGCCGACAGTGTGGGGAGCCGCCTGCAGGCCTTCTTCGCGGCCCAGGGGGTGGCCAGTCTCGGCCTCCTGCCGCTGTGCGTGGCCCTGTTCGGAGGCGCCGCGCGCCTGGGGCCTCTGGTCAATCTGCCCGTCATCCCGTGGTGGAGCCTGCTGGTGGTGCCACTGGCACTGCTTGGCACCGCTCTGGATGCCCTGTACAGCGGGGCGGGACGATGGCCCTGGCGCGCAGCGTCCTGGCTGTTCGACCTCAGCTGGCAGGCCCTGCAGCCGCTGGCAGACCACCCGCAGGCGATGTGGTGGCTGGCCGAGGCTCCGGCGTGGACCGTGCCAGCGGCCTTGGCGGGCCTGTTCTGGTGGTTGCTGCCGCGCGGGGCCGGCGGCGTGCTGGCCGGCGCGCTGCTGTGCCTGCCGCTGTCATGGCCGTCACGTGACATACCGGCTGCCGGGGAGGTGCAGCTGCTGGTGCATGATGTCGGGCAGGGCACGGCGGTGCTGGTGCGCACGGCACGGCATGCATTGTGGTACGACGTCGGCCCTGCGATCGGTGGCGATGGCGATGAACGGGTCCTGCTGCCGGCCGTACGTGCGCTGGGTCAGGTGCCGCCCGGTCGCGTGGTGCTCAGTCATGACCATCTGGATCACACCGGCGCACTGCCGCGGCTGCGCCGGCAGCTGCCGCACCTGGAGCTGCTGGCACCCCCAGGCAGCAGCCTCGACGGTGCCGGCAGCTGCCATCGCGGCGTTCGCTGGCGGTGGGACGGGGTGGGCTTCGAGGTGCTGCATCCCGGGCCCGACGTGCCGACGGCCGGCAACGAGGACAGCTGCGTGCTGCGCATCGCCAGCGCACATGGCGTGATCCTGCTGGCCGGCGACATCGGCGCGGCGACCGAACGGCGCCTGGTGGAGCGGGCGCCCGGCGAGCTGCGCGCGGACGTGGTCCTGGTTCCGCATCATGGCAGCGGGGGCAGTTCGGATCCGGCCTGGGTGGCAGCGGTGGCCCCCCGGCTGGCCGTGGTCTCGGCCGGGCACCAGAACCGTTTTGGCCACCCGAAACGTGACGTGGTGCAGCGCTGGCGCGCCGTGGGCGCCGAAGTGCTGGCTACGGCCGAATCCGGCGCGATCCGCATATGGCTTGGCGCACAAGGCCTGCAGCTGCGTGAACAGCGCATCCACGCGGCCCGGTGGTGGGATGCCGCTGGGCGGGCGCGGTCGGCTGCTATCCTATCGCCGATCGAACAGGCGGCCGCTGGGCCGGAGGGTTGA